DNA sequence from the Tachysurus fulvidraco isolate hzauxx_2018 chromosome 1, HZAU_PFXX_2.0, whole genome shotgun sequence genome:
acaattcccattgtctcaaagcagctttacaggagtatggaaacagaagagagagagaaaagaaatataataataataataataataataataataataataataataataatagtcataaTAGTCATAACAGtcataataatagtaacaacaacaacaataataataataataataataataataataataataataataataataataataaataggaagaaaaaataaaggaatatatacaattaaagttttaaatgaatttaaaaaagattaacataaaatttaaaatagtaGATAATTattccctatccctaatgagcaaggaaaagctccctgagaggacatgaggaagaaaccttgagaggaaccagactcagactCATTGAGGTCACACTGGCTCGCGCACCTCACATCaggatttatttcattttcccCTGCTCTTTATTCTGTGGCACTTTGTGGTTTGGAAAGGAGCCGTGCTTGTGCTCTCACCTGAAAGGTTTGGCCGAGGTCGTAAACCTGTCCCCGGTGCTCACAGCCGATCCTCTCGCAGCGCGTGCAGCAGTCGCTCGGGTAGTGGCTCACGTGAATGCATGCAGCCGGCAGTGCAGTGCACTCTGTCCTCGCGCACACCGCTCCCTCCGCCGTACACTCACACTGCGTGCAGTGCTCCGAGTCCAGGAAGTACCACTCACCCACATAGTACACCGAGCCGTTCGCCTCGCACGTGCCGTCCTGCGCTGCCACTGAGAAGCAGTAGACGCTCGGGACGCAGAACAGAAAAGCACCGACTCCGATCCACGCAGTCAGCCGCCTCGTGCCCTCCATATCCATTGGGttattaaagagaaataaagaaagtgcAGCACTGCGTGGTTGTGGTTTTCTGTCAGAAAGGTTCACAAAGAAAGCCAACTATTCCATTGTAGACTGGGGTAAGATGAGCTCTCCTGCTggcccactcactcacacacacacacacacacacacacacacacacacacacacacacacacacacacacacacacacacacacacacacactcaaacttcTACGCCTCTCGGATTCTATTTCATGTCACACGTGACAGCGGAATAGTGGGGTATTGAAGGGTTTTGCAATGCAAAGCTGCGGTCCTGCAGGATGCTCTAACAATATCCTGTATATTATGATCAGATTTGTACAGATTTGTGTGAAGGTGTGTTTAAAGTCATGGCTGactttctgtcacacacacaaatgttccaCAGCACTGTAAAGGAAGGGATGCATGtccgcgcgcgcgtgcgtgcgtgtgagatcTCACGTTAGAGCACCAGACCCTACACGTGTGTGAGTGAATCCACCTTGAACTGTGCGAAACACTTTATCACATTGATATATATTGTGTCAAATGTactgtgattggttgattgattttttttgtgattttgtgtcTGTTAAAAAATTCTTTGTTTAAACGCATTTTCTGGATCGGGAAACATGTTTCGCTAGATCATTCGTGAtcattaaaaaatcattaaaatctaATATTCCCGATGGTTTATGGCTTAAAATGGTGTTTTTATtgcataacaaaaacaataacaatatagaTACAGAGGATCACAGTGTGTTCAACTATTATGTGTTACATTCATAATAGCATCAATGGAaacaacagaaagaagaaaaattcTATACATTCatcgtttctttttttatttatttcttgcaTCTTTTAGGGCCTCAATATAATGCTTAAGTTCaattttaaatgatataatgttaggtttattattattattattattattattattattattattattattattattattattccgtttctgtttgtgtgtggtatttCCATACATAATTATTAAGTTAATCAACAAATTTTGCTCcaaaatcttatttttatataacaaaaatagATCTTTACCAGATTGggtaaatacacatttaaaaaaataagtgttttatggATTCTTCTTCTGAATGACAAAAGACGCATGTAGTTTCCATGTCTCTGAAAAATCTTGACACTTTATGTCTGACTGGATAAATCAAATGAATAACCTtatatgtaatttatttaactttattggTGAGGCAGTGTTTACTAGGTAAACTCCAGACCTCTTTCCATTCAATCTGATTATACATAAGAGTTCCAAAAAGGTTTGCATTTAGGCAATAATGTACTTCTACAtaagttttttaaaatataaaagttattaaaaaatatttttatctatAATTTTCAACACCATTAATACTTAACTGATCTGTTCTGTATTCCAGCTAATAGCCCGAATTATTGTAGTTATGACGTCATCACTGCCGTTTAATGAGGCTTAAATAGTGATATTCCTTTAGAGAAATGATATATGATTGAATTTGcg
Encoded proteins:
- the zgc:113531 gene encoding von Willebrand factor C domain-containing protein 2-like, coding for MDMEGTRRLTAWIGVGAFLFCVPSVYCFSVAAQDGTCEANGSVYYVGEWYFLDSEHCTQCECTAEGAVCARTECTALPAACIHVSHYPSDCCTRCERIGCEHRGQVYDLGQTFQPSECEQCTCDNDGIARCLVADCAPPACVNPVFQSGKCCPDCKDGPNCYVDDSRAQIIPGGVAVWVDSCTKCRCHDGQDAGYWEGNRVATCTRLHNCTISEGEN